DNA from Candidatus Manganitrophaceae bacterium:
CATGCACCAGGTACTCCCCGACGACCCCACTTCCGACGATAATGAGCAGCTCCCGCTCCGGCCCTGTGCCCAAGCGGCAAAGGGTTCGGAAGGTCAAGAGGACCACCCCCCCCAAGATCCAGAGGTAGAGGACCAGGCCGACCATTCCATTCTGAATCAAAAGGGCGACAAACAGGTTATGCTCGTGGGGGGCGTTTGCTTCCGGCGCTTCGTGGAAGCGCCGTTCCTTCTCATAGATCGGGGTAAAGATTCCCGGGCCGTAGCCGTAGCCGAGAAGGGGGCGCTCTTTAATCAACGAGGCGGCGACGCGCCAGATCGGCGTCCGGCCGCTGATCGTCCCGGCTTGATGCTTCAGCAGCTCCGCCCGCTGCCCGATCGAAGCGGGCCCAAACAAAAAAACCAAGAGAGCAAAGGCGGTCGAGAGGGTCAGCATGACCCGCCCGGTTTGGAACCGCCCCCAGATCAGGAAGGAGACCAACACCCCCAGCCAGGTCCCCCGGGAGAGGGTGAGGAAGACCGCAAAGAGACCCAATACGATCAGTCCACCCGAGACCGCCCTGTTGATCAACGGCGCGTCCCGATCATAAAGGAGCAAGAGAAACGGAAAGGTCCCCCCCATAAACATCCCGACGACATTGTGGTGGCGGTTCCCGAGGGCCGCCAACCCGCCGATGATACTGGTGTCACCCATTCCATAATTATAAAAGCCCGCGGCGACGAGCCAGAGGAAGGAGAGGGCAAACGCCGTCGCCAGCCGCTTGAGCTTCTCCACCGTCCGGAAATTG
Protein-coding regions in this window:
- a CDS encoding O-antigen ligase family protein → ALLFPVKSIASVTAGINLLKWFALYLPLFFWIAKMAVERKVGWVRTPLDLPLLLYTLLVLSSLAYSIDPQNTIDGIRGGYLKFVIVYLVVLHNFRTVEKLKRLATAFALSFLWLVAAGFYNYGMGDTSIIGGLAALGNRHHNVVGMFMGGTFPFLLLLYDRDAPLINRAVSGGLIVLGLFAVFLTLSRGTWLGVLVSFLIWGRFQTGRVMLTLSTAFALLVFLFGPASIGQRAELLKHQAGTISGRTPIWRVAASLIKERPLLGYGYGPGIFTPIYEKERRFHEAPEANAPHEHNLFVALLIQNGMVGLVLYLWILGGVVLLTFRTLCRLGTGPERELLIIVGSGVVGEYLVHALLERNHVGVWAIPFWAMMAITLVIHHRMHAGTAFSSFSSGPSGNPTEGSTALFPAEGSGRQEYSEPERF